A stretch of [Clostridium] innocuum DNA encodes these proteins:
- a CDS encoding aspartate--ammonia ligase, which produces MAVEDLIIPKYYENKLDIISTEIAIKYVKDLFERRLAHHLNLMRISAPLYVSKSSGLNDDLNGTERPVAFDIMEIEGEDYQIVHSLAKWKRMALKRYNLNVGKGIYTDMNAIRRDEVLDNLHSCYVDQWDWEKIISRENRTMEFLKMTVRNIMKALKETEKELDIVYENLMPFIQEDVYFITAQELEDRFPDLTPKEREYEIVKQHRTVFLMKIGDTLNSGEKHDGRAPDYDDWALNGDILLYYPVLDTVLEISSMGIRVDAKALAEQLKKADCEERKNLPFHKMLLQDELPLTIGGGIGQSRICLILLNKAHIGEVQVSQWSDAMREECEKHNIVLL; this is translated from the coding sequence ATGGCAGTTGAAGATCTGATCATACCAAAATATTATGAAAACAAGCTGGATATCATATCCACGGAAATCGCCATCAAATATGTCAAGGACCTGTTTGAACGTCGTCTGGCGCATCATTTGAATCTGATGCGTATATCCGCACCCCTGTATGTTTCCAAAAGCAGCGGGTTGAATGATGATTTGAACGGTACTGAGCGTCCGGTAGCGTTTGATATCATGGAAATTGAGGGTGAGGACTATCAGATTGTTCATTCTCTTGCGAAATGGAAGCGTATGGCTTTGAAGCGGTACAATCTGAATGTAGGTAAAGGAATTTATACCGATATGAATGCAATCCGACGGGATGAGGTGCTGGATAATCTGCATTCCTGCTATGTCGATCAGTGGGACTGGGAAAAGATAATCAGTCGGGAGAATCGGACGATGGAGTTTCTGAAAATGACTGTACGTAATATTATGAAGGCATTGAAGGAAACGGAGAAGGAGCTGGATATCGTTTATGAAAATCTCATGCCGTTTATTCAGGAGGATGTGTATTTCATCACTGCACAGGAGCTGGAGGACCGCTTTCCTGATCTGACACCAAAAGAGCGCGAGTATGAGATTGTAAAGCAGCATAGAACTGTCTTCCTGATGAAAATCGGAGATACCCTGAACAGCGGGGAAAAGCATGACGGACGTGCCCCGGATTATGATGACTGGGCATTAAACGGTGATATCCTTCTGTATTATCCGGTGCTGGATACCGTACTGGAAATAAGCAGTATGGGGATCCGCGTGGATGCTAAAGCATTGGCAGAGCAGTTGAAAAAAGCAGACTGTGAGGAGCGTAAGAATCTGCCGTTTCACAAAATGCTGTTGCAGGATGAGCTGCCGTTAACCATTGGCGGAGGTATTGGTCAGTCCAGAATTTGTTTGATTTTATTAAACAAAGCACATATCGGAGAAGTACAGGTTTCCCAGTGGAGCGATGCCATGCGGGAGGAATGTGAAAAGCATAATATCGTATTGTTATAG
- a CDS encoding FMN-binding protein: MKFTFHASPNLRQKQSTQQIMLELMIGLLVVFAFSLIYYNQAYSFDHMLQAIKLLAVSLLVAFVTELAWAFFMKKDQKFDLPYIRKFMGGSFGWITAIILTLMCPISIRPYALGVSTFFAIFFAKLLFGGFGNNIFNPAAVGRAIVFATFMGATTDVITSATPTTVIASEFNWLVTNPEMIKDMMSEIGGIGKLLTGWYPGAIGETSAIIILLVGVVLSIRRVIDWRVPAVYLGSIFVLAAGIALLRGVGSYDGIPGFLWYPLVHVLTGGVVFGAVFMLTDPVTSPTSAQGRCIFALGAAIITVLIRVKANLPEGCLYSILMMNMLTPMIEKGLEGKQLALRKKATIIFSIVAVVGMGSVLLAGSVIEAKEPAPAVMLNTADKDVNKFEAKLSGKTENSDGTVTYHVESQGYASTENPTIYNKFDITVKDDKIVTVVPTEINDTPYQGDKIDNPAFLDQFIGQDLKKDVEVEKNDAVTEATFSSKSTVRAVEEVRKALGY; this comes from the coding sequence ATGAAATTTACATTCCATGCATCACCGAACTTACGTCAGAAGCAGAGCACACAGCAGATTATGCTGGAGCTGATGATCGGGTTACTTGTGGTGTTTGCATTTTCACTAATTTATTATAATCAGGCATATAGCTTTGATCATATGCTGCAGGCGATCAAGCTGCTTGCGGTATCCCTGCTTGTCGCATTTGTGACTGAGCTTGCCTGGGCATTCTTTATGAAGAAGGATCAGAAATTTGATCTGCCGTATATCAGGAAGTTTATGGGAGGCTCCTTTGGATGGATCACAGCGATCATCTTAACGCTGATGTGTCCCATCAGTATCCGCCCCTATGCGCTGGGAGTCTCCACCTTCTTCGCTATCTTCTTTGCGAAGCTGTTGTTTGGAGGCTTTGGAAACAATATCTTCAATCCGGCTGCTGTGGGAAGAGCCATCGTCTTTGCGACCTTCATGGGGGCAACGACGGATGTCATCACCTCAGCAACACCGACAACCGTTATCGCGAGCGAGTTTAACTGGCTGGTGACAAATCCGGAAATGATCAAGGATATGATGAGTGAGATCGGCGGTATCGGAAAGCTGCTTACCGGCTGGTATCCGGGTGCGATCGGTGAAACAAGCGCAATCATCATTCTACTGGTCGGTGTTGTATTGTCCATTCGCCGCGTTATTGACTGGAGAGTTCCTGCTGTGTATCTGGGAAGCATCTTTGTTCTGGCGGCCGGTATCGCACTGCTGCGCGGTGTAGGAAGCTATGACGGCATTCCGGGCTTTCTCTGGTATCCGCTGGTTCATGTATTGACCGGTGGTGTTGTCTTTGGGGCAGTGTTTATGCTGACCGATCCGGTGACCTCTCCAACGAGTGCACAGGGGCGCTGCATCTTTGCGCTTGGAGCTGCCATCATCACCGTGCTGATCCGTGTAAAGGCAAATCTGCCGGAGGGCTGCCTGTATTCCATTCTGATGATGAATATGCTGACACCGATGATTGAAAAAGGGCTGGAAGGAAAACAGCTGGCTCTGCGCAAAAAAGCGACGATCATCTTCAGTATTGTTGCAGTTGTCGGTATGGGAAGCGTACTGCTTGCCGGAAGCGTTATTGAAGCAAAGGAGCCGGCTCCTGCTGTTATGCTGAATACTGCGGACAAGGATGTCAATAAATTTGAAGCCAAGCTGAGTGGAAAGACAGAAAACAGCGATGGCACCGTGACCTATCATGTGGAATCACAGGGGTACGCATCCACAGAGAATCCAACCATCTATAACAAATTCGATATCACCGTGAAGGATGATAAAATCGTCACGGTTGTACCGACGGAAATCAATGATACACCGTATCAGGGTGATAAAATTGACAATCCTGCATTCCTGGATCAGTTTATCGGACAGGATTTGAAAAAGGATGTCGAGGTAGAAAAAAATGATGCGGTAACAGAAGCTACGTTCTCTTCCAAATCAACGGTACGCGCCGTTGAAGAGGTACGTAAGGCTCTGGGATATTAG
- a CDS encoding FMN-binding protein: MKKILHLTVFLALIAALAGGALAFANNMTAPVIAANELAAEKETLKEIYPDVSDDAFVKVKDNASKTIEKIFEVEGKGYIFKMKVTGYKDGTSYLVALNKDGSVYDYVAISNGDTQGLGSKVTEKPFRESLKGKDAAGEEILDDTITGATVSSKPVIEGIREAAKYQAENLK, from the coding sequence ATGAAAAAGATACTACATCTGACTGTCTTCTTAGCTCTGATTGCTGCCCTGGCCGGAGGAGCGCTGGCGTTTGCCAATAACATGACGGCTCCTGTCATCGCTGCCAATGAGCTGGCTGCGGAAAAGGAGACACTGAAGGAAATCTATCCGGATGTGAGTGATGATGCATTTGTAAAGGTGAAAGACAATGCTTCCAAAACCATTGAGAAAATATTCGAGGTGGAAGGAAAGGGCTATATCTTCAAAATGAAGGTAACCGGATATAAGGACGGTACCAGCTATTTGGTGGCTCTGAACAAGGATGGAAGCGTGTATGACTATGTTGCGATTTCCAATGGAGATACACAGGGGCTCGGCTCCAAGGTAACGGAGAAGCCGTTTCGTGAATCTTTAAAGGGAAAGGATGCAGCAGGTGAAGAGATTCTGGATGATACGATTACCGGAGCAACGGTTTCCAGTAAGCCGGTTATTGAAGGAATCCGTGAAGCAGCCAAATATCAGGCTGAGAATCTGAAGTAG
- a CDS encoding electron transport complex subunit E, translated as MNRKENFTAGFIRENPVFSLYLGLCSTLAITTTLNNAIGMGVAVIVVLIMSNVIISLIRNITPSEIRIPVYIVIIATLVKIIQMLIKAYAPSLDSALGVFIPLIVVNCIILGRAEAFASKNGVFDSALDGLGMGLGYTVSIILMSAIRQIIATGILSFDNPFDAAQNIFSIRIIPEDFAISMFSQPFGAFCTFACLAAGLAAYKSHQQNKAKKLEKEAK; from the coding sequence ATGAACCGTAAAGAGAATTTTACAGCAGGATTCATCCGTGAAAATCCTGTATTCTCCCTGTATCTGGGACTTTGTTCCACCCTGGCCATTACGACCACGCTGAACAATGCCATCGGTATGGGAGTTGCTGTTATCGTAGTATTGATCATGTCCAATGTGATCATTTCCCTGATTCGTAATATTACACCATCGGAAATCCGTATTCCGGTGTATATCGTTATCATTGCAACGCTTGTAAAAATCATTCAGATGCTGATTAAGGCATATGCGCCGAGTCTGGATTCTGCGCTGGGTGTCTTCATCCCGCTGATTGTTGTAAACTGTATTATTCTGGGCCGTGCGGAAGCCTTTGCCAGCAAAAACGGTGTGTTTGATTCTGCACTTGACGGACTTGGCATGGGACTTGGGTACACCGTATCCATCATCCTGATGTCCGCAATCCGTCAGATTATCGCAACGGGAATCCTGTCCTTTGACAATCCGTTCGATGCTGCACAGAATATTTTCTCAATCCGTATTATTCCGGAAGACTTTGCAATCTCCATGTTCTCTCAGCCGTTTGGTGCATTCTGTACGTTTGCATGTCTGGCTGCGGGACTGGCTGCCTATAAGTCTCACCAGCAGAATAAGGCGAAGAAGCTGGAAAAGGAGGCGAAATAA
- a CDS encoding PTS mannose transporter subunit IIA, whose protein sequence is MTLLQAILLAMLYWLAAGEIFVPFTYCFCDLMLISLLTGVILGDPVKGCIVGGTIQPLYLALTAVGGAMPVDKEAAGIVTTAMVITAGISLDQGLVISSAAALIMAQLHTVKRLAMVWTVHHADKAVETGNVKELTRTSLLYGPLIRAVIFLVPMTIVLKYGVNSLGVLMNGLPDWANNMFSLAGGLLPALGFAMVILVIGKGQLIPFFIAGFFFAQYSGLGAVPGCLLGIFIAWLYTIFTKKETDNGSLFADLLNLKNAESKATHILSRKTLKKVWFNWRLHVCHVDNVERLQAMGMCLTMAPALEELYPDDKEEQIKGLKRHMQFFITENMIGGIIPGIITSLEEQRAIQKRDQVPEDQLISEDLINSVKNGMMGPFAGVGDTLNYATLKPLISTFFMGFAQQGMLWAPIVDDILLYVILVSEGKFMFNMGYKLGTDSAMNILQNNAVQKIVTFFSIVGLFVMGTMAAQNVNVAVIYEIPYGAKDMISIQELLFNPIAPGILSLLAVFGVYTYLKKGGTVLKVTLVLLVIAIALGGLGILGV, encoded by the coding sequence ATGACATTATTACAAGCAATCTTACTTGCGATGCTGTATTGGCTGGCAGCAGGTGAAATCTTTGTACCGTTCACCTACTGCTTCTGTGATTTAATGCTTATCTCACTGCTTACCGGTGTTATTTTGGGGGATCCGGTAAAGGGCTGTATTGTTGGTGGAACTATTCAGCCGCTGTATCTGGCACTCACTGCCGTTGGAGGCGCTATGCCGGTGGACAAAGAAGCGGCCGGTATTGTGACGACGGCCATGGTCATAACGGCAGGCATATCGCTGGATCAGGGTCTGGTGATTTCTTCGGCAGCTGCACTGATCATGGCGCAGCTGCACACAGTAAAGCGTTTGGCTATGGTTTGGACGGTACATCATGCGGATAAAGCAGTGGAAACCGGAAATGTAAAAGAGCTTACCCGTACCTCACTGCTTTACGGACCACTCATTCGTGCGGTGATTTTCCTGGTGCCGATGACCATCGTATTGAAATACGGCGTAAACAGTCTGGGTGTTCTGATGAACGGCCTTCCGGATTGGGCAAACAACATGTTCTCTCTGGCAGGCGGACTGCTGCCTGCACTCGGATTTGCCATGGTCATTCTGGTCATCGGAAAGGGACAGCTGATACCGTTCTTTATCGCAGGCTTCTTCTTTGCTCAATATTCCGGTCTGGGAGCGGTACCGGGCTGTCTGCTTGGTATTTTTATTGCCTGGCTCTATACGATTTTTACAAAAAAGGAAACAGACAATGGAAGCCTGTTTGCGGATTTACTCAATCTCAAAAATGCGGAATCCAAGGCAACACATATTCTTAGCAGGAAAACCTTGAAAAAGGTTTGGTTCAACTGGCGCCTGCATGTCTGCCATGTGGATAATGTTGAGCGTTTACAGGCAATGGGGATGTGTTTAACCATGGCACCGGCATTGGAAGAGCTGTATCCGGATGACAAGGAAGAACAAATCAAAGGATTGAAACGACATATGCAGTTCTTTATCACAGAAAATATGATTGGTGGTATCATTCCCGGTATTATTACATCACTGGAAGAGCAAAGAGCGATACAAAAGCGGGATCAGGTGCCTGAAGATCAGCTGATTTCCGAAGATCTGATCAACAGTGTTAAAAACGGCATGATGGGGCCTTTTGCCGGTGTTGGTGATACCCTGAATTATGCGACATTGAAGCCACTTATCTCCACCTTCTTTATGGGCTTTGCGCAGCAGGGGATGCTGTGGGCACCCATTGTAGATGATATTCTACTCTATGTCATTCTCGTATCGGAAGGTAAATTCATGTTCAACATGGGCTATAAGCTGGGAACCGATTCAGCAATGAATATACTGCAAAACAATGCAGTACAGAAAATCGTAACCTTTTTCTCCATTGTCGGATTGTTTGTGATGGGGACGATGGCTGCACAAAATGTCAACGTAGCTGTTATCTATGAAATTCCATATGGGGCAAAGGATATGATCAGTATTCAGGAGCTGCTGTTTAATCCGATTGCTCCGGGTATACTCTCGCTTCTTGCAGTTTTTGGTGTTTACACTTATCTGAAAAAGGGAGGCACTGTATTAAAGGTTACACTGGTACTGCTGGTAATTGCCATCGCACTTGGAGGTCTGGGTATTCTGGGTGTGTAA
- a CDS encoding DUF3788 domain-containing protein — protein MYERMLNKQEQPQYNEMCMHCKECGELFAGLNTWLMETFATQQEITFPYGNHYGWGIAHRKRNKLMCNVFPEAGAFTVMLRLSDTQFASVYEQLQPYAKEYVDNRYPCGNGGWIHYRVCEEAHMEDIQRLLFLRCD, from the coding sequence ATGTATGAAAGAATGTTGAATAAGCAGGAACAGCCTCAGTATAACGAAATGTGTATGCACTGCAAGGAATGTGGGGAGCTGTTTGCCGGTTTGAATACATGGCTCATGGAAACATTTGCAACGCAGCAGGAGATTACCTTTCCCTATGGTAACCATTACGGCTGGGGAATTGCGCATCGTAAGCGTAACAAGCTGATGTGCAATGTGTTTCCGGAAGCGGGTGCTTTTACCGTCATGCTGCGGTTATCGGATACACAATTTGCATCGGTATATGAGCAGCTGCAGCCTTATGCAAAGGAATATGTTGATAACAGATATCCCTGTGGCAACGGCGGCTGGATACACTATCGTGTATGTGAGGAAGCTCATATGGAAGATATTCAGCGACTGCTCTTTCTTCGCTGTGACTAA
- a CDS encoding RnfABCDGE type electron transport complex subunit A codes for MNWSNLFVMLITFVFINNVVLNQFLGMCPFMGVSKKSSSAIGMGAAVTFVIVAASLVTYGLYYMVLDPLGLQYMDLITFILVIAALVQLVEMIIKKLSPSLYKALGVYLPLITTNCVVLNVTLNNITSGYNFAEMLTYSIAIPVGFTMVLYIFSTIRERLDACDTPLSWKGNPIALIVAAIMALAFSGLMGLV; via the coding sequence ATGAACTGGAGCAATTTATTTGTGATGCTGATTACGTTTGTCTTCATTAACAACGTCGTCCTGAATCAGTTCCTTGGTATGTGCCCGTTTATGGGGGTATCCAAGAAGAGCAGCTCTGCCATCGGTATGGGTGCTGCCGTTACCTTTGTAATCGTAGCTGCATCATTAGTTACCTATGGTTTGTATTATATGGTACTGGATCCGCTGGGACTTCAGTATATGGATTTGATCACGTTCATTCTGGTCATTGCCGCACTGGTTCAGCTGGTCGAAATGATCATTAAGAAGCTGAGTCCTTCCCTGTATAAGGCACTTGGTGTCTACCTGCCGCTGATCACGACAAACTGTGTCGTATTGAATGTGACACTGAATAACATCACCAGCGGTTATAACTTCGCGGAGATGCTGACATATTCCATTGCGATTCCTGTTGGTTTCACGATGGTGCTGTACATCTTCTCTACAATACGTGAGCGTCTGGATGCCTGTGATACGCCGCTTTCCTGGAAAGGAAATCCGATTGCCCTGATCGTTGCAGCAATCATGGCACTTGCCTTCAGCGGACTGATGGGTCTGGTTTAA
- the dhaK gene encoding dihydroxyacetone kinase subunit DhaK — protein MKKFINQPERFIDEMLYGLYAAHPSYYTCVNEDAHCLITKHKIAGKVGIATGGGSGHLPLFLGYVGKGMLDGCSVGDVFQSPSSEQMLDVTKAIDSGAGVLYIFGNYNGDIFNFQMAAEMAEMEEDIEVRLSIAGEDVASGPRAKEQEKNIRRGVAGIFFVYKCAGAAAAEMLPLDEVYRIAEKTKLLVATMGVALSPCTVPRIGHPSFTIADDEMEIGMGIHGEAGIRRGKICSADDIVKEIVPPVMQDLQLRRDDEVCVLINGLGATPLEEQYLITGLVHRLLKDAGIRVHRTYVGEYATSLEMTGLSISLLKVDEELKRLMDAAADTPMFTQFGESK, from the coding sequence ATGAAAAAATTTATTAATCAGCCGGAGCGCTTTATTGATGAAATGCTGTACGGGCTGTATGCGGCACATCCGTCGTATTATACGTGTGTGAATGAGGATGCGCATTGCCTGATAACCAAGCATAAAATTGCAGGAAAGGTAGGAATCGCAACAGGTGGAGGAAGCGGTCATCTTCCGCTGTTTCTGGGATATGTCGGTAAAGGAATGCTGGATGGCTGCAGTGTAGGGGATGTCTTTCAATCACCAAGCTCAGAACAGATGCTTGACGTCACAAAAGCCATTGATTCCGGAGCGGGAGTTCTCTATATCTTTGGAAATTATAACGGGGATATCTTTAATTTTCAGATGGCTGCGGAAATGGCAGAGATGGAGGAGGATATCGAAGTACGTCTGTCGATTGCCGGTGAGGATGTGGCAAGCGGCCCACGTGCAAAGGAACAGGAAAAAAATATCCGTCGAGGTGTCGCAGGCATTTTCTTTGTGTATAAATGTGCAGGTGCAGCTGCTGCGGAAATGCTGCCACTGGATGAGGTGTACCGGATTGCAGAAAAAACAAAGCTACTCGTGGCAACCATGGGTGTTGCCTTGAGCCCCTGCACCGTCCCGCGAATCGGCCATCCCAGCTTTACGATAGCGGATGATGAAATGGAAATCGGTATGGGAATTCATGGAGAAGCAGGGATTCGCAGAGGAAAGATTTGCTCGGCGGATGATATCGTAAAGGAAATTGTACCGCCTGTCATGCAGGATTTGCAGCTGCGGCGTGATGATGAGGTGTGTGTATTGATCAACGGTCTGGGAGCTACTCCATTAGAAGAACAGTATCTGATCACTGGGCTGGTACACCGTTTGCTAAAAGATGCGGGAATACGAGTTCATAGAACGTATGTTGGAGAATATGCGACATCACTGGAAATGACCGGCTTGTCTATCTCTTTACTGAAGGTTGATGAGGAACTGAAGCGATTGATGGATGCTGCGGCAGATACCCCGATGTTTACACAGTTTGGAGAGTCAAAATGA
- a CDS encoding PTS sugar transporter subunit IIA, which translates to MKHIVIGAHGNLAEAFLETVRMIAGTEQTSCIHAIGMKENMDPQAFIKKAEELIDEDRDGEYLLLADLFGASPCNSLLMAFQHCRYRLVAGLNLGMVLEVLFQFDDMSLEEAAEHMVEIGKGGIQNVILPA; encoded by the coding sequence ATGAAACATATCGTTATTGGAGCGCATGGGAATCTGGCAGAGGCCTTTTTAGAAACTGTTCGGATGATAGCCGGAACAGAACAGACGTCCTGTATTCATGCCATCGGAATGAAGGAGAATATGGATCCGCAGGCATTTATCAAAAAGGCAGAGGAGCTGATCGATGAGGATCGAGATGGTGAATATTTGCTGTTGGCGGATTTATTCGGAGCAAGTCCCTGCAACAGTCTGCTTATGGCATTTCAGCATTGCCGCTACCGTCTGGTAGCCGGCTTGAATCTGGGAATGGTCTTAGAAGTATTATTTCAATTCGATGATATGTCTTTGGAAGAAGCGGCAGAGCACATGGTAGAAATAGGGAAAGGAGGTATTCAGAATGTGATTTTGCCTGCATAA
- a CDS encoding GNAT family N-acetyltransferase: MQKGAYYIMVMNMTVMVRPWDVEDAMELHSLSMHPYYLKKRVWKFLYPDTFLNAVSTIHFYQHADPQRYLFRAVELDGSVCGFLECEKKTSSSAELSYWLGVHYWHKGIMQQAVRALCEEAFDTLQVLSIYALVEKRNTASMHVLEANGFQREEFGKLYMFKKYK; this comes from the coding sequence ATGCAGAAAGGTGCATACTATATCATGGTGATGAATATGACAGTTATGGTACGTCCCTGGGATGTAGAGGATGCGATGGAGCTGCACAGCTTGTCCATGCATCCGTATTATTTAAAAAAAAGAGTCTGGAAATTCCTGTATCCGGATACCTTTCTTAATGCCGTATCAACGATTCATTTTTATCAGCATGCAGATCCGCAGCGGTATTTATTTCGTGCGGTGGAGCTGGACGGCAGTGTTTGCGGCTTTCTGGAATGTGAAAAAAAGACCAGCAGCAGTGCGGAGCTGTCCTATTGGCTGGGTGTACATTACTGGCATAAGGGAATCATGCAGCAGGCGGTTCGTGCTTTGTGCGAGGAGGCCTTTGATACGCTGCAGGTGCTCTCCATTTATGCACTGGTTGAAAAACGCAACACCGCTTCCATGCATGTGCTGGAGGCAAATGGATTTCAAAGAGAGGAATTCGGAAAGCTGTACATGTTTAAAAAGTATAAGTAG
- a CDS encoding electron transporter RnfB → MVTAIVMMLVLGAILGLGLGIADRFLSVEVDERIEKVSSMLPNYNCGSCGYAGCSGLAEALVEGEVTVVGTCKPCKPDQKAAIAEYLNTTPGPDGTCVKVKA, encoded by the coding sequence ATGGTAACTGCAATCGTTATGATGCTTGTTCTGGGGGCAATTCTTGGTCTTGGGCTGGGAATTGCGGACAGATTCTTAAGCGTTGAAGTCGATGAGCGTATTGAAAAGGTCAGCAGCATGCTGCCAAACTACAACTGCGGCAGCTGCGGGTATGCGGGCTGCAGCGGACTTGCCGAGGCACTGGTAGAGGGTGAAGTCACTGTTGTCGGTACCTGCAAGCCTTGTAAACCGGATCAGAAAGCAGCCATCGCTGAATATCTGAACACAACACCGGGACCGGATGGTACCTGTGTTAAGGTAAAAGCTTAA
- a CDS encoding DAK2 domain-containing protein produces MKTEDIKRVFHAWNLIFQEHVEQLTALDSAGGDGDLGVVMRDGFRIADEFVMDSDEHDIGKMIYMAGKKFNSIASSSMGTLISSGFMKIGKQLKGKEELKDAELAVLFQAMVEGVMALGGAKEGEKTFLDALCPAQRAYAAHVEEGKARALQCAVTAAREGVEKAKMMQARHGRLAFRQENSIGMVDPGSVVAALYVEGMQQGLRDEE; encoded by the coding sequence ATGAAAACTGAGGATATAAAGCGTGTATTCCACGCATGGAATTTGATATTTCAGGAGCATGTAGAGCAATTGACTGCGCTGGATTCTGCTGGTGGAGATGGAGATCTCGGTGTTGTTATGCGCGATGGATTTCGCATAGCGGATGAATTTGTCATGGATAGTGATGAACATGATATTGGTAAAATGATATATATGGCAGGAAAAAAATTTAACAGCATCGCCTCATCTTCCATGGGGACACTCATTTCCAGCGGCTTTATGAAGATCGGAAAACAGCTGAAAGGAAAAGAAGAGCTGAAGGATGCTGAGCTTGCGGTATTGTTTCAGGCAATGGTAGAAGGTGTCATGGCACTCGGCGGTGCAAAAGAGGGGGAGAAAACATTTCTTGATGCGCTTTGTCCGGCACAGCGTGCCTATGCTGCGCATGTAGAAGAAGGGAAAGCAAGAGCCCTACAATGTGCTGTCACTGCCGCAAGAGAAGGTGTGGAGAAAGCTAAAATGATGCAGGCAAGGCATGGAAGGCTGGCATTCCGGCAGGAAAATTCCATTGGTATGGTCGATCCGGGAAGTGTAGTTGCTGCATTGTATGTGGAAGGAATGCAACAGGGGCTCCGTGATGAAGAATAA
- a CDS encoding DeoR/GlpR transcriptional regulator, with product MEKRLEKRLDEISNYLLSHGKASVKELSDCFGVTMETIRKDLEFLQRKGILFRTHGGAVLRNSFTDVPIDVRTQEKIEIKKAICMEVINFIHDDDVVFVDPSSTALPLGKLFSFRKNLLIITNCFEMMNELKESRNEVVFLGGKYSRSGNRTEGQFVSDMASRFSYDAAIFGTDGCLGFDGPGTQTEDAMFLNEIILRRSKCKILITLAVKFERTSRYQYGVFQDFDALVTDKIDRDLNHKLKVGKIIEVNRFDTE from the coding sequence ATGGAAAAGAGATTGGAAAAAAGGCTTGATGAAATATCAAACTATTTACTATCGCATGGGAAGGCAAGTGTTAAGGAACTATCCGACTGCTTTGGAGTGACAATGGAAACCATTCGTAAAGATTTGGAGTTCTTACAGAGAAAAGGCATTTTATTTCGTACGCACGGCGGTGCTGTTTTACGTAATTCATTTACCGATGTACCCATTGATGTTCGAACACAGGAAAAAATTGAGATAAAAAAGGCAATCTGTATGGAAGTGATCAACTTTATTCACGATGACGATGTTGTTTTTGTTGACCCCAGCTCTACAGCACTTCCGCTTGGGAAGCTCTTTAGCTTTCGCAAGAATTTACTGATTATCACGAACTGTTTTGAAATGATGAATGAATTAAAGGAAAGCAGAAATGAGGTAGTCTTTCTCGGTGGGAAGTATTCACGAAGCGGAAATCGTACAGAGGGGCAGTTTGTATCCGATATGGCGAGTCGGTTTTCTTATGATGCTGCGATTTTTGGAACGGATGGCTGTCTTGGATTTGATGGTCCCGGAACACAGACAGAAGACGCGATGTTTTTAAATGAAATCATATTGCGAAGAAGTAAATGCAAAATCTTGATTACACTGGCAGTTAAGTTTGAACGAACATCACGTTATCAATATGGCGTGTTTCAGGATTTCGATGCTCTGGTTACAGATAAGATTGATCGTGATCTTAATCATAAGTTAAAGGTTGGTAAGATCATAGAAGTTAACCGTTTTGATACTGAATAA